In the genome of Xanthocytophaga agilis, one region contains:
- a CDS encoding acyl-CoA carboxylase subunit beta: MTHQDKLQTLERKNQEALLGGGEKRIESQHKKGKLTARERITLLVDDGSFEEIGKFVTHRSTDFGLDKEQYPGDGVVTGYGTIEGRLVYVFAQDFTVFGGALSETHAEKICKIMDLAMQNGAPVIGLNDSGGARIQEGVLSLAGYADIFYRNTLASGVIPQISAIMGPCAGGAVYSPAITDFTLMVENTSYMFVTGPNVVKTVTHEEVTFEELGGASTHSTKSGVTHFACANELECIQHIKKLLSYIPQNCEDDPLLLPYESIDGELRPVLGDLIPENPNQPYDIREVIDGIIDEGSFFEVHKNFAENIVVGFARLGGRSIGIVGNQPAVLAGVLDIHASTKAARFVRFCDCFNIPLLVLEDVPGFLPGTDQEWNAIITNGAKLLYAFCEATVPRITVITRKAYGGAYDVMNSKHIGADMNYAWPTAEIAVMGAKGAAEIIFKREIAESENPEGTLQEKVAEYTEKFANPYLAAQRGYIDEVIKPEQTRFKLLRAFAMLENKVAKLPKKKHGNIPL; encoded by the coding sequence ATGACTCATCAAGATAAACTACAAACCCTTGAAAGAAAAAATCAGGAAGCCCTGCTGGGTGGTGGCGAAAAAAGAATTGAATCACAACATAAAAAGGGAAAACTTACAGCTCGTGAACGAATAACATTATTAGTTGACGATGGATCATTTGAAGAGATAGGCAAGTTTGTAACCCATCGCAGTACAGATTTTGGACTGGATAAAGAGCAATATCCTGGAGACGGAGTAGTAACAGGTTATGGCACTATAGAAGGGCGGCTGGTATATGTATTTGCTCAGGACTTTACTGTATTTGGAGGAGCACTTTCTGAAACACATGCCGAAAAGATCTGTAAAATCATGGATCTGGCCATGCAGAATGGAGCTCCTGTGATTGGCCTCAATGATTCAGGTGGAGCTCGTATTCAGGAAGGTGTATTATCACTGGCAGGCTACGCTGATATTTTTTACCGCAACACACTTGCGTCTGGTGTGATTCCACAAATATCAGCAATTATGGGCCCATGTGCAGGTGGAGCCGTTTATTCTCCTGCCATTACAGATTTTACACTAATGGTAGAAAACACTTCGTATATGTTTGTAACAGGTCCCAATGTGGTTAAGACTGTTACACATGAAGAAGTAACCTTTGAAGAGCTAGGTGGTGCCAGTACCCACAGTACTAAAAGTGGAGTTACACATTTTGCCTGTGCCAATGAACTGGAATGCATTCAGCACATAAAAAAACTCCTAAGCTATATTCCTCAAAACTGCGAAGATGATCCCTTACTCTTGCCGTATGAAAGCATAGATGGAGAACTTCGTCCGGTTTTGGGAGATCTGATTCCAGAAAACCCCAATCAGCCCTATGATATCCGGGAGGTGATTGATGGCATCATTGATGAGGGAAGTTTTTTCGAAGTGCACAAGAACTTTGCCGAAAACATTGTAGTAGGTTTTGCCCGACTGGGAGGACGAAGCATTGGTATTGTAGGCAACCAACCTGCTGTATTAGCGGGCGTACTGGACATTCATGCCAGCACCAAGGCGGCACGCTTCGTACGTTTTTGTGATTGTTTCAATATTCCCCTGCTCGTCCTGGAAGATGTGCCAGGCTTTTTGCCCGGAACTGACCAGGAATGGAATGCTATTATCACTAATGGGGCAAAATTGTTATATGCCTTTTGTGAAGCAACAGTTCCTCGCATCACAGTTATTACCCGCAAAGCCTATGGAGGAGCCTACGATGTAATGAACTCCAAACATATTGGGGCTGATATGAACTATGCCTGGCCAACAGCAGAAATTGCAGTAATGGGCGCAAAAGGAGCAGCAGAAATTATCTTTAAGCGAGAAATTGCTGAATCTGAAAATCCGGAAGGAACTCTACAGGAAAAAGTAGCAGAATACACTGAAAAATTTGCCAATCCATATCTGGCAGCTCAACGTGGATATATTGATGAGGTAATTAAACCAGAACAAACACGCTTTAAATTGTTGCGAGCCTTTGCCATGCTGGAAAACAAAGTAGCTAAGCTCCCTAAAAAGAAACACGGTAATATTCCATTGTAA
- a CDS encoding phosphatase — protein sequence MNRVAVIDLGTNTFHLLVADISEDRKIIPVHEQKQPARIGKGGISQGIIAPEAFDRGLSIITTYAHKIADLNVSKDNIFATGTSAIRNARNGEEFVQKIREATGIQVEIISGDREAELIYHGVRAALEMEEKPSLIIDIGGGSVEFIIGNADKIYWKQSFEIGGQRLMDKFMQTDPISPQSVQRMYDFLNEKLLPLTNAIHQYHPKTLIGSSGTFDTLVEIQALRDCKSFSLTDHTSYDLPIEVFQSLFQEFVSKNHEERLAIPGMIPLRVDMIVVACCLVDFVLKKYEIHQIKTSTYALKEGVLFDHLK from the coding sequence ATGAATCGAGTAGCAGTTATTGATCTTGGCACTAATACATTTCATTTACTTGTCGCTGATATTTCTGAAGATAGGAAGATTATTCCGGTTCACGAACAGAAACAACCTGCCCGTATTGGTAAAGGTGGGATCAGTCAGGGGATTATCGCACCTGAAGCATTCGATCGTGGATTGTCTATCATCACTACCTATGCTCATAAGATTGCTGATCTGAACGTATCCAAGGATAACATTTTTGCTACAGGGACCTCTGCAATAAGAAATGCTCGTAATGGGGAGGAGTTTGTGCAGAAAATCCGAGAAGCCACTGGTATACAAGTAGAAATTATATCAGGTGACCGTGAAGCTGAACTTATTTATCATGGGGTGAGAGCTGCTTTGGAAATGGAAGAGAAGCCATCTCTGATTATTGATATTGGAGGAGGAAGTGTTGAATTTATTATTGGTAATGCAGACAAAATATATTGGAAACAAAGTTTCGAGATAGGTGGACAACGTCTGATGGATAAATTCATGCAGACAGATCCCATTTCTCCACAAAGTGTACAACGAATGTATGATTTCCTGAATGAAAAACTATTACCTCTTACCAATGCTATTCATCAGTATCATCCCAAAACGTTGATTGGATCTTCTGGAACATTTGATACTTTGGTAGAAATTCAGGCATTGCGAGATTGTAAATCATTCAGTTTGACAGATCATACCTCTTACGACTTACCAATAGAGGTGTTTCAGTCTCTTTTTCAGGAATTTGTTTCTAAAAATCATGAGGAGCGACTGGCTATTCCCGGAATGATCCCCTTGCGGGTAGATATGATTGTAGTAGCTTGTTGTCTGGTAGATTTTGTATTAAAAAAATATGAGATACATCAAATCAAAACTTCAACTTATGCTTTGAAAGAAGGTGTATTATTTGACCATCTAAAGTAA
- a CDS encoding DUF2071 domain-containing protein, whose translation MNILKQLPIHYTGELHNVQLINFSVEKKEIESQIPWKIHLRDYNGRALISMVNVQLKHMHPTFLPSVIQFSYRHVAFRVLIDDATYTGGRKHGIYFLRSFTDNSLIAQGGKWFTSYNLETAELIATPQFLTLKQNDRFLNYVLDEETPCITNTYLYEEVSQIDRAYSMINNTVYKTQIMRKKWPIEWIHCSHFQTNFFETARLEGAFQVREKIDYKWLAAEQAR comes from the coding sequence ATGAATATTCTAAAGCAACTTCCAATACATTATACGGGTGAATTGCACAATGTGCAACTGATTAACTTTTCTGTTGAGAAAAAAGAAATAGAATCGCAGATACCCTGGAAAATACATCTTAGAGATTACAATGGCCGTGCTTTAATTTCTATGGTCAATGTGCAGCTCAAACATATGCATCCTACCTTTTTGCCTTCTGTGATTCAATTTAGTTACCGACATGTAGCCTTTCGGGTACTGATTGATGATGCAACATATACAGGAGGAAGAAAACATGGGATTTATTTTCTTCGCTCTTTCACAGACAACTCTTTGATTGCACAGGGAGGTAAATGGTTTACAAGTTATAATCTGGAGACGGCTGAACTGATTGCAACGCCACAATTTCTTACACTAAAACAGAATGACAGGTTTTTAAACTATGTTCTGGATGAAGAAACACCTTGTATCACAAATACATATCTGTATGAAGAAGTTTCTCAGATAGACAGAGCATATTCAATGATAAATAACACAGTATATAAAACCCAGATAATGCGGAAAAAATGGCCAATCGAATGGATTCACTGCTCACACTTCCAAACCAATTTCTTCGAGACAGCCCGTTTGGAAGGAGCATTTCAGGTAAGAGAAAAAATTGATTACAAATGGCTTGCAGCAGAACAAGCCCGTTAA
- a CDS encoding DCC1-like thiol-disulfide oxidoreductase family protein, producing the protein MKPISKAIIYDSSCPMCQTYTKGFVKWGILAPEHRISFCELEPDQAQRYMDLTRSKHEIPLVDLSGGKTLYGIEALSYLLSQRLPFIQTFLSCKPIRWFCQKLYSFISYNRRVITATVSENKGIDCKPDFHLSYRLLFIIFGVLIASLITWKLGISTSAYSSSLSGYSMLLICGSGWLVQMITAIVILKGQERIEYLGQLATLMLIGTLVLLPGLWIDTLTHHSSVFWLAGSVLVSSLLMHTEHLRRLRYLNLSIYWLFLWSVALFSTALSELWIFIR; encoded by the coding sequence ATGAAACCCATCTCAAAAGCTATCATATATGATAGCAGCTGTCCTATGTGTCAAACATATACTAAGGGTTTTGTCAAGTGGGGTATTCTGGCTCCCGAACATCGTATCTCTTTCTGCGAACTTGAGCCAGACCAAGCCCAAAGATATATGGACCTTACCCGAAGTAAGCATGAGATCCCACTTGTAGATCTATCAGGAGGTAAAACCCTATATGGAATAGAAGCTCTATCCTATCTTCTTAGTCAACGTTTACCGTTTATTCAAACATTTTTATCATGTAAACCCATTCGTTGGTTCTGTCAAAAGTTGTATAGTTTTATTTCCTATAATCGTCGAGTAATTACGGCTACTGTTTCTGAAAACAAAGGAATAGACTGTAAGCCAGACTTTCATCTCTCTTATCGGTTGCTTTTTATCATTTTTGGAGTTCTAATTGCAAGTCTTATTACCTGGAAATTAGGTATCTCAACCTCTGCTTATTCCTCCTCACTCTCAGGCTATAGTATGTTACTGATTTGTGGATCAGGCTGGCTGGTACAAATGATAACTGCTATAGTGATTTTAAAAGGTCAGGAAAGAATAGAATACCTGGGGCAATTAGCAACTCTTATGTTGATAGGTACATTGGTACTCCTTCCTGGTTTATGGATTGACACCCTTACTCATCATTCAAGTGTGTTCTGGCTTGCGGGAAGTGTACTGGTCAGTAGTTTACTGATGCATACAGAACATCTTCGAAGGCTTCGCTATCTCAACCTCTCTATATATTGGTTATTTCTCTGGTCTGTGGCTTTGTTTAGTACAGCCCTTTCTGAACTCTGGATCTTTATCAGATAA
- a CDS encoding GbsR/MarR family transcriptional regulator produces the protein MELQEAKDKFVQAWGTLGSQWGINRTMTQIHALLLVSAEPLSADDIMEQLQISRGNVNMNVRDLIDWGLVFKVLKPGERKEFFSAEKDIWKVFKQVVKERRRRELEPVFGILEDVSKVEGNPDNPEYKAFIKPIQDIQKIASRADSTLETLTKADENWFFSTLLKLLK, from the coding sequence ATGGAATTACAAGAAGCAAAAGATAAGTTTGTCCAGGCATGGGGTACCTTGGGTTCACAATGGGGTATTAACCGTACGATGACTCAAATACATGCATTATTACTGGTAAGTGCAGAACCTCTTAGTGCAGATGATATTATGGAACAATTGCAGATCTCACGTGGAAATGTAAATATGAATGTACGGGATTTGATTGACTGGGGGCTGGTTTTCAAAGTACTGAAACCAGGTGAACGCAAAGAGTTTTTCAGTGCCGAAAAAGATATATGGAAAGTGTTCAAACAAGTAGTTAAAGAGCGTCGTCGCAGAGAACTTGAACCTGTATTTGGTATTCTGGAAGATGTATCAAAAGTTGAAGGCAATCCAGATAATCCTGAATATAAAGCATTTATCAAGCCAATTCAGGATATTCAGAAGATAGCATCCCGGGCAGATAGTACATTGGAAACCCTAACTAAAGCCGACGAAAACTGGTTTTTCAGTACGCTACTGAAACTATTAAAATAA
- a CDS encoding NAD(P)/FAD-dependent oxidoreductase → MKQTHVCIIGAGPGGSTAALQLAKAGISCTLLDKAVFPRDKICGDALSGKVVSELRRIQEDFLPAIHTHTESLPSQGIHFIAPNEKWLSISFKSSGSSFTSSTTNSVEYSGFSPGYLMRRMDFDNFLIEQVKKNPLIDFREGVEVTDYQKTETGWIITASNQQSIETKLLIVANGAQSNFTRHIAGITTEPKHFCAGLRTYYEGVAGLDPNGFIELHFLKPFLPGYFWIFPLANGYANVGVGMLSDTISKQKINLKKSMQELIQTHPALQKRFANAKLQGEIKGYGLPLGSKRRKLSGDGYMLVGDAAHLIDPFTGEGISNAMISGRWAADQAVKCIQKQVYSGDFLAGYDQAVYRRLGNELRISTRMQRLLAYPSLFNMVVNRANRNPALKQLLSSMFNDIDLRSSLRSPTFYARLLFQ, encoded by the coding sequence ATGAAACAAACCCATGTTTGTATAATAGGTGCTGGTCCTGGAGGTAGCACAGCGGCTTTACAACTGGCAAAAGCTGGTATTTCCTGTACACTTCTGGATAAAGCTGTTTTTCCAAGAGACAAGATCTGTGGGGATGCTTTAAGTGGAAAAGTAGTGAGTGAATTAAGACGTATACAGGAAGATTTCCTTCCTGCAATTCATACACATACTGAATCTCTTCCTTCACAGGGTATTCATTTCATTGCACCTAATGAAAAATGGTTGAGCATTTCTTTTAAAAGTTCTGGGTCTTCCTTTACTAGTAGTACAACAAATTCAGTAGAATATTCAGGGTTCTCTCCAGGATACCTGATGCGGCGAATGGACTTTGATAATTTTTTAATTGAACAGGTAAAAAAGAATCCACTCATTGATTTTCGGGAAGGGGTAGAGGTAACTGACTACCAGAAAACAGAAACTGGTTGGATAATTACAGCTTCTAATCAACAATCTATAGAAACAAAACTATTGATTGTGGCGAATGGTGCACAATCCAATTTTACCCGTCACATTGCAGGGATTACTACTGAACCTAAGCATTTTTGTGCTGGATTACGTACCTATTATGAAGGAGTCGCAGGTTTAGACCCAAATGGTTTTATAGAGCTACATTTTTTGAAACCTTTTTTACCTGGCTATTTCTGGATATTTCCGTTAGCAAATGGATATGCCAATGTGGGGGTAGGCATGTTAAGCGATACAATCAGTAAGCAGAAGATTAACCTGAAGAAAAGCATGCAGGAATTAATCCAGACACATCCTGCTTTGCAGAAACGATTTGCTAATGCAAAACTTCAGGGAGAAATCAAAGGGTATGGTTTGCCACTGGGATCTAAACGTAGAAAATTATCCGGAGATGGATATATGTTGGTGGGGGATGCTGCACACCTGATTGATCCTTTTACTGGAGAAGGTATTAGCAATGCTATGATTAGCGGTCGCTGGGCTGCGGATCAGGCTGTGAAATGTATCCAAAAACAAGTGTATTCAGGTGATTTTCTGGCTGGCTATGATCAGGCTGTATATCGTCGTCTGGGAAATGAACTACGAATTAGTACCCGTATGCAACGATTGCTGGCATATCCCTCTTTATTTAATATGGTTGTAAATCGCGCGAATCGTAACCCGGCCTTAAAACAGTTGCTTTCCTCTATGTTTAATGACATAGACCTTCGTTCGTCTCTGCGAAGTCCCACATTTTATGCTCGGTTATTGTTTCAATAA
- a CDS encoding amidohydrolase — MKKVLLFLLCADMFLPVFSQKMDGTNAKVKAFVDKSYASWYELYTYLHANPEISFQEKKTMAKMGALLREAGFEVTENFGGYGVVGVLRNGKGPTIMVRTDLDALPVKEETGLPYASKVIMQEDGRDVSAMHACGHDLHMTVFTGTAQALSMSKSEWKGTLVFIGQPAEERSGGAIAMLRQGLYEKFPRPDYVVGLHDHAAIPAGKVGYTEGPMMASVDAVDITVRGIGGHGAMPHTTKDPIVLASQIVLALQTIVSRETSPFQPCVVTVGSIHGGSAYNIIGNEVKLQLTLRSFDDSVRVHTIAAIKRICNGTAQAAGIPEDLYPVIKIRDQYTPSNINDVALTKRLVGAFRQVLGNDNVVNTPPSTVGEDFARFSRIEPKIPTCMFWLGAVDPKKFEESMKTGKQLPSLHSSTFAPLPEPAIKTGVEAMSSAVLELLKSK; from the coding sequence ATGAAGAAAGTGTTGCTTTTCCTTCTTTGTGCAGACATGTTTCTGCCTGTATTTTCCCAAAAAATGGATGGAACAAATGCTAAAGTCAAAGCTTTTGTAGATAAGTCTTATGCCAGTTGGTATGAGTTGTATACCTATCTGCATGCTAATCCTGAGATTTCATTTCAGGAAAAAAAAACTATGGCAAAAATGGGAGCTTTGTTACGAGAAGCTGGATTTGAAGTAACTGAAAATTTTGGAGGATATGGAGTAGTTGGTGTATTACGTAATGGGAAGGGACCTACTATCATGGTGCGTACTGACCTGGATGCACTGCCTGTAAAAGAAGAAACAGGCTTACCATATGCTAGTAAAGTAATTATGCAAGAAGATGGAAGAGATGTAAGTGCTATGCATGCTTGTGGACATGATTTACATATGACTGTTTTTACAGGAACAGCACAGGCGTTATCTATGTCAAAATCAGAATGGAAAGGAACGTTGGTTTTTATTGGTCAACCAGCTGAAGAACGAAGTGGGGGAGCCATTGCTATGCTACGCCAGGGATTGTATGAGAAATTTCCTCGTCCTGACTATGTTGTAGGACTGCATGATCATGCAGCTATTCCTGCTGGCAAAGTTGGATATACTGAAGGACCTATGATGGCTAGTGTTGATGCTGTTGATATTACGGTAAGAGGTATCGGAGGGCATGGCGCTATGCCTCATACCACAAAAGATCCTATTGTACTGGCATCACAGATTGTACTGGCTTTACAGACTATTGTAAGTCGTGAAACTTCTCCTTTTCAACCCTGTGTAGTAACAGTAGGCAGCATTCATGGGGGAAGTGCCTATAATATTATTGGAAATGAAGTAAAATTACAACTGACACTTCGTTCGTTTGATGATAGTGTGCGTGTTCATACGATTGCTGCTATTAAGCGTATTTGCAATGGTACTGCCCAGGCTGCCGGCATTCCTGAAGATTTATATCCTGTAATCAAAATAAGAGATCAATACACACCTTCAAATATTAATGACGTGGCTTTAACCAAACGATTGGTAGGTGCTTTTCGGCAAGTACTAGGCAATGATAACGTTGTGAATACGCCACCAAGTACAGTAGGAGAGGACTTTGCCCGGTTTTCACGGATTGAACCAAAAATTCCTACCTGTATGTTTTGGCTTGGAGCTGTAGATCCGAAGAAGTTTGAAGAAAGTATGAAAACTGGTAAACAGCTACCTAGTCTTCACTCATCTACCTTTGCTCCTTTACCTGAACCTGCTATAAAAACTGGAGTAGAAGCTATGTCTTCCGCAGTGCTTGAATTGCTAAAAAGTAAATAA
- a CDS encoding PAS domain-containing sensor histidine kinase, with product MTLMHSSEDVLKSYQNIEYSKVHEVSHPSYIQKLRNEITSLEQERLLVIIDQLKQENEYLKYLQHQRTNQLIACMEGIILGERSAFQLQEIPEEDPFFVLFEAVRLLQGNISTIWDEQKALAEEYQRVREKSQREVETQKIHLNAILENSDTAIGVINTEGMVVEYNEQMNKLFTARDIQLEYGEPVLACIPDSLKSVWSKRISDALQGKATTYEDHFSCRNHNLVYEIKFFPIYKDSEILGSSIFIRNITQTVKTSQRLHIQQAELQKVKQELNRFVYSSSHDLRSPLTSLLGLIAVAKDEKNRDEVIHYLAMMEKSVLKLDGFVREIIDYSKNSNLEVVSEKIQFDTIISEIFDGVEHMDNADKIRKDINISGEECFFSDRRRLKMVFNNLISNAIRYSYLRRKNPFIKININISKEKARIEVTDNGQGIYPQHLDRIFDMFYRATQTNAGPGLGLYIVKESIQKLGGNIKVESAVGEGTTFFLEIPNLCPYSEN from the coding sequence ATGACTTTAATGCATTCTTCTGAGGATGTATTGAAGTCATACCAGAATATAGAATATTCTAAAGTTCATGAGGTTTCTCATCCGTCCTATATTCAAAAACTGCGAAATGAAATAACAAGTCTGGAACAAGAGCGATTATTAGTCATTATTGACCAGTTAAAGCAGGAAAATGAATACCTTAAATATCTTCAACACCAGCGTACAAATCAGTTGATTGCTTGTATGGAAGGTATAATTTTAGGAGAAAGATCTGCTTTTCAGCTTCAGGAAATTCCAGAAGAAGATCCTTTTTTTGTTTTATTTGAGGCAGTGAGATTGTTACAGGGGAATATTAGTACTATTTGGGATGAACAAAAAGCACTTGCTGAGGAGTATCAGCGAGTCAGAGAAAAATCACAAAGGGAAGTTGAGACTCAAAAAATACACCTGAATGCTATATTGGAAAATAGTGATACAGCGATTGGTGTAATTAACACGGAGGGTATGGTAGTGGAGTATAATGAGCAGATGAATAAACTGTTTACTGCCAGGGATATACAACTTGAATATGGAGAACCTGTTTTGGCTTGTATTCCAGACTCATTAAAATCTGTATGGAGTAAACGGATTTCTGATGCATTGCAGGGTAAGGCAACTACATATGAAGATCATTTTTCGTGTAGAAATCACAATCTGGTGTACGAAATAAAATTTTTCCCTATTTATAAAGATTCAGAGATTTTAGGATCTTCTATCTTTATCCGCAACATTACTCAAACTGTAAAAACTTCCCAAAGGCTTCATATTCAGCAGGCAGAACTTCAAAAGGTAAAACAGGAGCTAAACCGGTTTGTATACAGTTCTTCTCACGATTTGCGATCACCTCTCACTTCCTTGTTAGGGTTGATTGCAGTTGCTAAAGATGAAAAAAACAGAGATGAAGTGATACACTATCTGGCAATGATGGAAAAGAGTGTATTGAAACTGGATGGCTTTGTACGGGAGATTATTGATTACTCCAAAAATTCAAATCTGGAGGTTGTCAGTGAGAAAATCCAGTTTGATACTATTATCAGTGAGATATTTGATGGTGTTGAACATATGGATAATGCTGATAAGATCAGAAAAGACATAAATATATCCGGAGAAGAGTGTTTTTTTTCAGATAGACGACGTCTGAAAATGGTTTTTAATAACCTTATATCCAATGCAATAAGATATAGTTATCTGCGCCGAAAAAATCCTTTCATTAAGATTAATATCAATATTAGTAAAGAAAAGGCACGTATTGAGGTAACGGATAATGGACAAGGTATCTATCCTCAACACCTGGATCGTATTTTTGACATGTTTTATCGGGCTACACAAACAAATGCAGGACCTGGATTAGGACTTTATATTGTGAAAGAATCCATTCAGAAATTGGGAGGCAACATCAAAGTGGAGTCAGCAGTAGGAGAAGGGACAACCTTCTTTCTGGAAATTCCAAATCTTTGTCCCTACTCTGAAAACTGA
- the ffh gene encoding signal recognition particle protein: MFENLSQNINQALRTLKGKGRITDVNVAATLKEVRKALLDADVNFKVAKSVTDTIKEKALGQKILIAVEPGQMLVKIVSDELTELMGGQKVDINTKGDPAVVLMSGLQGSGKTTFSGKLALYLKKQGRNVLLTACDVYRPAAIDQLKVLGEQIGVDVYAEPENKNPVQIAQNAIKHAKATGKKIVIVDTAGRLAVDEEMMREIEAVKKAIQPTETLFVVDSMTGQDAVNTAKAFNDRINFDGVVLTKLDGDTRGGAALSIKAVVDKPIKFIGTSEKMDGIDVFYPDRMASRILGMGDVISLVERAQQAYDEEEARRISKQIRKNQFNFDDFLSQLQQIKKMGPVKDLVGMIPGMGNMLKDVQIDDDAFKPIEAIIQSMTPKERANPEILDASRRKRISTGSGRSIQEVNNLMKQFDQMKKMMKMMNQMDMRSMAKQVRKK, from the coding sequence ATGTTTGAGAATTTATCCCAGAATATTAACCAGGCACTTCGGACGCTAAAAGGTAAAGGCCGGATCACAGATGTAAATGTTGCAGCCACACTGAAGGAAGTGCGTAAAGCCTTACTGGATGCCGACGTTAACTTTAAAGTTGCTAAGAGTGTAACCGATACCATTAAAGAAAAAGCACTTGGCCAAAAGATTTTAATTGCTGTTGAACCGGGCCAGATGTTGGTTAAGATTGTTTCTGATGAACTGACCGAGTTAATGGGTGGGCAAAAAGTAGATATTAATACCAAAGGTGATCCTGCCGTAGTACTGATGTCTGGTTTGCAAGGTTCTGGTAAAACTACCTTCTCTGGAAAGCTGGCTTTGTATTTGAAAAAACAAGGCCGTAATGTATTGTTGACCGCTTGTGATGTGTATCGTCCAGCTGCAATAGATCAGTTAAAAGTGTTGGGAGAGCAGATTGGGGTAGACGTATATGCAGAGCCTGAAAATAAAAATCCTGTACAAATTGCTCAAAATGCTATCAAGCATGCCAAAGCTACAGGGAAGAAAATAGTAATTGTGGATACTGCTGGTCGTTTAGCAGTAGACGAAGAAATGATGCGTGAGATTGAGGCGGTAAAGAAAGCTATTCAGCCTACTGAGACTTTGTTTGTTGTTGACTCAATGACAGGACAAGATGCGGTAAATACAGCAAAAGCGTTCAATGATCGGATCAACTTTGATGGTGTAGTACTAACTAAATTAGATGGTGATACAAGAGGTGGAGCTGCCTTGTCTATCAAAGCTGTAGTAGATAAACCTATTAAGTTTATAGGTACCAGTGAAAAAATGGATGGAATCGATGTCTTCTATCCTGATCGGATGGCAAGTCGGATTTTGGGGATGGGTGACGTTATTTCATTGGTAGAACGTGCACAACAGGCATACGATGAAGAAGAAGCACGCCGAATTAGCAAACAAATTCGTAAAAACCAGTTTAATTTTGATGATTTCCTGTCTCAGCTACAGCAGATCAAAAAAATGGGACCTGTTAAGGATTTGGTGGGTATGATTCCAGGTATGGGCAATATGCTGAAAGATGTTCAGATTGATGATGATGCATTCAAACCTATTGAAGCAATTATCCAATCTATGACACCTAAAGAACGGGCAAACCCTGAGATTTTGGATGCCAGCCGTCGTAAACGGATTTCTACAGGTAGTGGACGAAGCATTCAGGAAGTAAATAATCTGATGAAGCAGTTTGACCAGATGAAAAAAATGATGAAGATGATGAACCAGATGGATATGCGGTCTATGGCCAAGCAGGTTCGGAAAAAATAA